In the genome of Pseudoglutamicibacter cumminsii, one region contains:
- a CDS encoding SAF domain-containing protein, with protein MSDRGGSAGSVLRWQPASWRDPRLVIGVVLVVASILGVVLLVRSVTRTETYMVAAHDLAPGTVLTEKDLVPVEARMAGPGEHYVSRDVPVAGATVSDYVSKGELLTRRAIEADVPAHLRSFSLTVEGPLPAGVKVGQGVDVYVTPKIAEPETEPQLALSGVRVVKVERADSGFGASQGHVLEVLIPRDEVSAMVGHIARESVVSVVSAPIAASAAGE; from the coding sequence ATGAGCGATCGCGGTGGTTCTGCTGGGTCGGTTTTGAGGTGGCAGCCGGCGAGCTGGCGTGACCCGAGGTTGGTGATCGGCGTTGTGCTGGTTGTCGCTTCGATCTTGGGCGTCGTCTTGCTGGTGCGTTCGGTGACTCGCACGGAAACGTACATGGTTGCGGCTCATGATTTGGCCCCGGGCACTGTTCTCACTGAGAAGGATCTGGTTCCGGTTGAAGCGCGCATGGCTGGGCCGGGTGAGCATTATGTTTCGCGTGATGTTCCGGTGGCTGGCGCGACGGTGAGCGATTACGTTTCGAAGGGCGAGCTGTTGACACGCCGCGCGATCGAAGCGGATGTGCCTGCCCATTTGCGTTCGTTTTCGTTGACGGTCGAGGGCCCGTTGCCGGCGGGTGTCAAGGTTGGTCAAGGCGTGGATGTGTATGTCACGCCGAAGATCGCGGAGCCGGAAACCGAGCCGCAGCTCGCGTTGTCCGGGGTCCGGGTAGTGAAGGTTGAGCGCGCGGATTCTGGTTTCGGGGCTTCGCAGGGGCATGTTTTGGAGGTTTTGATCCCGCGTGATGAAGTCTCCGCGATGGTGGGCCACATTGCGCGTGAGAGCGTTGTGAGCGTGGTTTCCGCACCTATTGCGGCGAGTGCTGCGGGGGAGTAA
- a CDS encoding LysM peptidoglycan-binding domain-containing protein yields the protein MTPNASRRLPRNLTSSPSSLHITAAWLAPVAGLAIGTPALTALGPWFPNAESPDLLIARLGAWSLCLISLYFLLNHALALSLRGLNALGVRTERWNRWVPRASALAAGLILTAPTPSHAAPPPDTTVITQETRTQETSATTATPATSAAFPIDGKQAATPAKQDATQQEAAAFTVKKADPVPLPRSMGTPARADTVIVKTGDTLWDLAARHLGPGATPQQIAKETQRWHNSNRELLGDNPHLIQPGQELLIPA from the coding sequence ATGACACCTAACGCTTCACGAAGGCTTCCGAGAAACCTGACGTCTTCACCTTCGTCTCTGCACATCACCGCGGCATGGCTCGCCCCCGTGGCCGGGCTCGCGATCGGAACACCCGCACTCACTGCGCTAGGGCCCTGGTTCCCCAACGCCGAATCGCCAGACTTACTCATCGCACGCCTCGGCGCATGGAGCTTGTGCCTCATCAGCCTCTACTTCCTCCTCAACCACGCATTGGCGCTCTCACTGCGCGGCCTCAATGCGCTCGGCGTTCGTACCGAACGCTGGAACCGATGGGTTCCCCGCGCATCAGCGTTGGCCGCCGGCCTTATCCTCACAGCGCCAACACCATCGCATGCCGCACCACCACCGGACACGACTGTCATCACCCAAGAAACCCGCACACAAGAAACCAGCGCGACAACAGCCACGCCCGCTACGTCAGCCGCCTTCCCCATCGACGGCAAGCAAGCGGCCACGCCGGCAAAGCAAGACGCCACACAGCAAGAGGCCGCGGCCTTCACCGTCAAGAAAGCCGACCCCGTCCCACTACCGCGGAGCATGGGGACACCCGCCCGAGCCGACACGGTGATCGTCAAAACGGGAGACACGCTTTGGGACCTCGCCGCACGCCACCTCGGCCCGGGAGCAACTCCACAACAGATCGCCAAAGAAACTCAGCGGTGGCACAACAGCAACCGCGAGCTGCTAGGCGATAACCCGCACCTCATCCAGCCCGGACAAGAACTACTCATCCCTGCCTAA
- a CDS encoding Rv3235 family protein, with amino-acid sequence MTTAPLCEPRLDPASNVTPFPAPSDPATAGPAAGSATSGSPTTAQPDSSVRPGSPAHQQLARTIAQAIADVLSGRRPSLALAGWFELMPLNKVQNRAGWEREASAAKGTPWPWRTLGVLSTHVQAQYRSPNSEALPTLECCASILTPRGVRAIAFTLKPHGRRLRCTDVQIG; translated from the coding sequence ATGACCACCGCACCACTCTGCGAACCACGCCTCGATCCCGCATCGAACGTCACGCCGTTCCCTGCCCCATCCGACCCAGCCACAGCCGGCCCCGCTGCAGGCTCCGCCACTTCGGGCTCCCCGACTACAGCGCAACCAGACTCTTCCGTGAGACCAGGGTCTCCGGCGCATCAACAGCTCGCCCGCACCATAGCTCAAGCAATCGCCGATGTGCTCTCCGGCCGCCGCCCGTCCCTCGCCTTGGCAGGGTGGTTCGAACTCATGCCGCTCAACAAGGTACAAAACCGCGCCGGATGGGAACGCGAAGCCTCCGCAGCTAAAGGAACCCCATGGCCATGGCGCACCCTCGGCGTGCTTTCAACCCACGTGCAAGCCCAATACCGTAGCCCTAATAGCGAAGCGCTACCCACACTCGAATGCTGTGCAAGCATCCTCACCCCACGAGGAGTCCGCGCCATCGCCTTCACCCTGAAACCACACGGCCGCAGGCTCCGCTGCACGGATGTCCAGATCGGGTGA
- the secA gene encoding preprotein translocase subunit SecA translates to MANLFERILRAGDKRILKRLRSYVSQINALEDSIKELTDEELQSMTDQFRERHEAGESLDDLLPEAFAVVREASQRTLGMRHFDVQLMGAAALHLGNIAEMKTGEGKTLVATAAAYLNAISGKGVHVVTTNDFLANYQGELMSRLYRFLGMSTGVIVSNQPPSVRRQQYAADITYGTNNEFGFDYLRDNMAWSMDELVQRGHNFAIVDEVDSILIDEARTPLIISGPAQGDVNRWYSEFSKLVRGMKIDEDYEVDIKKRTVGVKASGIDKVEDYLGIENLYESANTPLIGFLNNAIKAKELFKRDKDYVVMDGEIMIVDEHTGRSLPGRRYSEGMHQAIEAKENVEIKAENQTLATVTLQNYFRLYDKLSGMTGTAETEAAEFNNTYKLGVVPIPTNKPMQRVDKPDLIYKNEIAKFEAVAEDIEERHRSGQPVLVGTTSVEKSEYLSQKLAKRGIRHEVLNAKQHEREAAVVAQAGKKGAVTVATNMAGRGTDIMLGGNAEFLAVTEMKNRGLDADVDPEGYQAVWDEVFEKFQAQCEAEGDEVRELGGLYVLGTERHESRRIDNQLRGRSGRQGDPGESRFYLSMSDELMRRFNAGMAERIMNSPSMPDDMALESKMVSRAIESAQRQVESVNTEQRKNVLKYDDVMNRQREAIYADRRQILEGEDLEERMQHFIEDAVGAMVTEATLAGEPYDWDLEALWNNLRVLYPVTLTPEDLIEEAGGDQGGLTAEMLKEEIVSDALVAYERREEYLGATTMRDLERRVVLSSIGRKWQEHLYEMDYLKEGIGLRAMAQRDPLVEYQREGYEMFEAMMEGIREDSVSLMFHAEVEPGHDAGEAKGAGLMDSESSQEDLEYSAPDESGEARTRRTRSKKDEPKVTGKQARKAKKNAKKRR, encoded by the coding sequence GTGGCCAATCTGTTCGAGCGCATCTTGCGAGCTGGCGATAAACGCATTCTGAAGCGTCTGCGTTCTTACGTCTCACAGATCAACGCACTCGAAGACTCCATCAAGGAGCTCACGGATGAAGAGCTGCAGTCCATGACGGACCAGTTCCGTGAACGGCATGAAGCGGGCGAGAGCCTCGATGACCTGCTCCCCGAAGCGTTCGCGGTGGTGCGTGAAGCGTCGCAGCGCACGCTGGGTATGCGTCACTTCGACGTCCAGCTGATGGGTGCCGCGGCCCTCCACCTCGGCAACATCGCTGAAATGAAGACCGGTGAAGGTAAGACGCTCGTCGCGACTGCGGCTGCTTATCTCAATGCGATCTCCGGCAAGGGCGTCCATGTTGTGACGACCAACGACTTCCTCGCTAACTATCAGGGCGAGCTCATGTCCCGCCTCTACCGTTTCCTCGGTATGAGCACGGGCGTTATCGTTTCAAACCAGCCGCCGTCGGTGCGCCGCCAGCAGTATGCCGCGGACATCACGTACGGAACCAACAACGAGTTCGGCTTCGATTATCTGCGTGACAACATGGCGTGGTCCATGGATGAGCTGGTTCAGCGCGGCCACAACTTCGCGATCGTCGATGAGGTCGACTCGATTCTGATCGATGAGGCCCGTACCCCGCTCATCATTTCCGGCCCGGCGCAGGGTGACGTGAACCGCTGGTACAGCGAGTTCTCCAAGCTCGTGCGCGGCATGAAGATCGACGAGGACTACGAGGTCGATATCAAGAAGCGCACGGTGGGTGTCAAGGCTTCTGGTATCGACAAGGTTGAGGACTACCTCGGCATCGAGAACCTGTACGAGTCCGCGAACACTCCGCTGATCGGTTTCTTGAACAACGCGATCAAGGCGAAGGAGCTGTTCAAGCGGGATAAGGACTATGTGGTCATGGACGGCGAGATCATGATCGTCGATGAGCACACTGGCCGTTCGCTTCCTGGCCGCCGTTATTCGGAGGGCATGCACCAGGCGATTGAGGCGAAAGAGAACGTTGAGATCAAGGCTGAAAACCAGACCTTGGCGACCGTGACGTTGCAGAACTACTTCCGTCTCTACGACAAGCTCTCCGGCATGACCGGTACCGCAGAAACCGAGGCGGCGGAGTTCAACAACACCTACAAGCTCGGCGTGGTTCCGATCCCAACGAACAAGCCGATGCAGCGCGTCGATAAGCCGGACTTGATCTACAAGAACGAGATCGCGAAGTTCGAGGCTGTTGCTGAGGACATCGAGGAACGTCACCGTTCAGGTCAGCCGGTTCTGGTTGGTACGACTTCGGTTGAGAAGTCCGAGTACTTGTCTCAGAAGCTCGCTAAGCGCGGTATCCGCCACGAGGTTTTGAACGCTAAGCAGCACGAACGCGAAGCTGCGGTTGTTGCTCAGGCCGGTAAGAAGGGCGCGGTTACGGTCGCGACGAACATGGCTGGCCGTGGTACTGACATCATGCTCGGCGGTAACGCTGAGTTCTTGGCTGTCACTGAGATGAAGAACCGCGGCTTGGATGCCGATGTTGATCCTGAGGGTTACCAGGCTGTCTGGGATGAGGTTTTCGAGAAGTTCCAGGCCCAGTGTGAGGCTGAGGGCGACGAGGTTCGTGAGCTCGGCGGCTTGTATGTTCTGGGTACGGAGCGTCACGAATCGCGTCGTATCGATAACCAGTTGCGTGGTCGTTCGGGCCGTCAGGGTGACCCGGGTGAGTCCCGTTTCTACTTGTCGATGTCGGATGAGCTGATGCGTCGCTTCAACGCCGGTATGGCGGAGCGCATCATGAACTCGCCAAGCATGCCGGACGACATGGCGCTTGAATCCAAGATGGTTTCGCGCGCGATCGAGTCGGCTCAACGTCAGGTTGAGTCTGTCAACACGGAGCAGCGTAAGAACGTCTTGAAGTATGACGACGTGATGAACCGTCAGCGTGAGGCGATCTATGCTGACCGCCGTCAGATCCTCGAAGGTGAGGACTTGGAGGAGCGTATGCAGCACTTCATTGAGGATGCTGTTGGCGCGATGGTCACGGAAGCGACCCTGGCTGGCGAACCGTATGACTGGGATCTTGAGGCGCTGTGGAATAACCTGCGCGTCCTGTACCCGGTTACGTTGACTCCGGAAGACCTCATCGAGGAGGCCGGTGGTGATCAGGGCGGCCTGACTGCGGAGATGCTCAAGGAAGAGATCGTCTCTGACGCGTTGGTCGCGTACGAGCGCCGTGAAGAGTACTTGGGCGCTACGACGATGCGCGACTTGGAACGCCGCGTCGTGTTGTCTTCGATTGGCCGTAAGTGGCAGGAACACCTCTACGAGATGGACTACCTCAAGGAAGGTATTGGCCTGCGTGCGATGGCTCAGCGTGACCCGCTGGTCGAGTACCAGCGTGAAGGCTACGAAATGTTCGAAGCCATGATGGAAGGGATCCGTGAGGACTCGGTTTCCTTGATGTTCCACGCAGAGGTCGAACCTGGCCACGATGCCGGCGAGGCGAAGGGCGCTGGTCTGATGGATTCTGAGTCCAGCCAGGAAGATCTCGAGTATTCGGCTCCGGATGAGTCTGGTGAGGCACGCACTCGCCGCACCCGCTCCAAGAAGGATGAGCCTAAGGTGACCGGTAAGCAGGCGCGTAAGGCTAAGAAGAACGCTAAGAAGCGCCGCTAG
- the hpf gene encoding ribosome hibernation-promoting factor, HPF/YfiA family, which produces MDVNVIGRNVSVTDRFREYVEDRAAKVEQLSPRAQTIDIKVSRQPNARVADSEMTVEVTVIGPGPAVRAEAHSSEKFSAFDLAFAKLLERLRRARDKAKDHRRNDRALSQPIDPESVPASDKSLLEQVEEARRAEEVGDVPVEIRRKRFPAVPMTEDDAVDNMELVGHPFYLFLDSETGLPSLVYRRRGWSYGVIALDENLTEVSKDGIKTYRS; this is translated from the coding sequence ATGGATGTCAACGTCATTGGCCGCAACGTCAGCGTTACGGACCGGTTCCGCGAATACGTCGAGGATCGTGCCGCGAAGGTTGAACAGCTTTCCCCGAGGGCACAAACGATCGATATCAAGGTTTCCCGCCAACCTAACGCCCGCGTCGCTGATTCCGAAATGACCGTCGAAGTCACCGTCATCGGCCCGGGGCCGGCGGTCCGCGCTGAAGCTCACTCCTCTGAGAAGTTCTCGGCCTTCGACCTCGCGTTCGCAAAGCTGCTTGAGCGTTTGCGTCGCGCTCGCGACAAAGCCAAAGACCACCGTCGTAATGACCGCGCACTGAGCCAGCCGATCGACCCTGAGTCAGTGCCAGCAAGCGATAAGTCCCTGCTCGAACAGGTAGAGGAAGCCCGCCGCGCAGAAGAAGTTGGTGACGTTCCGGTTGAAATCCGCCGCAAGCGTTTCCCAGCCGTTCCGATGACCGAAGACGACGCCGTCGACAACATGGAACTCGTAGGCCACCCGTTCTACCTGTTCCTCGACTCTGAGACCGGCTTGCCTTCGCTCGTCTACCGTCGCCGCGGATGGTCCTACGGCGTGATCGCCCTGGACGAGAACCTCACCGAGGTATCCAAAGACGGCATCAAGACCTACCGCAGCTAA
- a CDS encoding ComF family protein produces the protein MRWREAADAAWFGPVVSAARSALNEAALAILPSRCVGCSSDAGPLCVECGSDLGRALLHPSVVDDLRELDVLAPQHRAPVVAAAAYSGVVSNALLAAKTRGGLGLIRRFRPAVDRAWKLMRSVTERGPVAVVPVPSKASSVRARGFSPVEELLRESEVQSVMNFLRVRTLTSWGLTRQGPQKSRGRSGRSAAVKGQFAIDQAALQNAKRRDRHGRIPRRVVLFDDVMTTGSTLAEAARTLRSYGFTVVGAFCVAWVRPPGGTAAVSASEETENKPPA, from the coding sequence ATGAGGTGGCGTGAAGCGGCCGATGCGGCGTGGTTTGGTCCTGTGGTGAGCGCGGCGCGCAGCGCGCTGAATGAAGCAGCTTTGGCGATTCTTCCGTCCCGGTGTGTGGGATGTTCATCCGATGCCGGCCCGTTGTGTGTTGAATGTGGGTCGGATTTGGGGCGGGCGCTGTTGCATCCGTCTGTAGTTGATGATCTGAGGGAGCTTGACGTTTTAGCTCCCCAGCATCGGGCGCCGGTTGTGGCCGCGGCGGCCTATTCCGGGGTTGTTTCGAATGCATTGCTGGCAGCGAAAACCCGGGGTGGTCTTGGACTGATCAGGCGTTTTCGTCCTGCAGTGGATCGGGCGTGGAAGCTGATGCGGTCGGTTACTGAACGCGGGCCAGTCGCGGTTGTTCCGGTTCCGTCGAAGGCTTCATCGGTGCGTGCGCGTGGATTCTCACCGGTCGAGGAGCTCTTGCGGGAGTCTGAGGTTCAGTCGGTTATGAACTTCTTGAGGGTTCGAACACTCACGAGCTGGGGTTTGACGCGGCAGGGGCCACAGAAATCGCGTGGTCGCAGCGGGCGGAGCGCGGCGGTCAAGGGGCAGTTTGCCATCGACCAGGCCGCGCTACAGAACGCGAAGCGGCGGGACCGTCACGGAAGGATCCCACGCAGGGTCGTGTTGTTCGATGATGTTATGACGACCGGGTCAACTCTCGCCGAGGCTGCTCGAACTTTGAGGTCTTACGGCTTTACGGTTGTTGGTGCGTTCTGTGTCGCGTGGGTCAGGCCTCCCGGTGGAACTGCAGCCGTCAGCGCAAGTGAAGAGACCGAAAATAAGCCACCCGCTTAA
- a CDS encoding LpqB family beta-propeller domain-containing protein: MTSSTSPNHSAHSANQRAASPSWRIALMSVLAVVLATVLAACTSIPTSGPVGTYAPDDKDGNEHSYTFDIPGPSPGDSPETIVRGFLAAGVSAQDDWAVARSFLTAERSPQWNPTKEVIVTDSTPSVNRSEEGQGTLVAKPRVLRTVDAYGVQNENPNPQTRTLEFELLKENGEWRISRAPDGVVVESQMFQRAYESVTLAFYNPQLTAVVPDVRWFVRRQGMATAVVTALLHGPAPYLEGSVSSAFPKDAGLARPTVPIQDGLAQVDVPEEVVSSADDRQRSLMMRQLDLSLSEVPSVQKVSMSVDQQELKVSADAERNPPVVEPQVSDKLVGLQNDLLVRANESGNRLVDVQSTLGPGLSSPAMQPGSDVVYAVLAAQKTRLLSVDGSTGSFRELQTGPVMTAPSMDGFGWVWTSDADGVVAYDSASGKSARMDLDLKPNSTVTSVRVSPDGARLAFTLTDAEGERLLVSGIQRSKSDRPTGLAKPLKVKTTSKPTRVQWIGASDLVVYKPDPKSRVDVEQVSLLGETKMWRQPLLGMTHLTVGAGQDAVYAENADGVYQRTSNGWKQVRRDDHELSYAG; this comes from the coding sequence ACCAGCGGGCAGCGTCACCGAGCTGGCGCATCGCGCTGATGTCCGTGCTCGCCGTCGTGCTGGCAACAGTGCTCGCCGCGTGCACAAGCATTCCCACTTCCGGGCCAGTGGGAACCTATGCGCCAGACGATAAAGACGGCAACGAACACAGCTACACGTTCGACATACCGGGCCCGTCCCCGGGGGATTCGCCGGAAACGATCGTGAGGGGTTTCCTTGCCGCGGGCGTTTCAGCGCAGGACGACTGGGCGGTTGCGCGCAGCTTCCTGACCGCGGAACGGTCGCCGCAGTGGAACCCCACTAAAGAAGTCATCGTCACGGATTCAACGCCGAGCGTGAACCGCTCAGAAGAAGGCCAGGGCACGCTGGTCGCTAAGCCTCGCGTGCTACGCACCGTCGATGCGTACGGCGTTCAGAACGAGAACCCTAACCCTCAAACCCGCACCCTTGAGTTCGAGCTTTTGAAGGAAAACGGGGAGTGGAGGATTTCTCGGGCGCCCGATGGCGTGGTTGTTGAATCTCAGATGTTCCAACGAGCCTACGAATCGGTCACGCTCGCGTTCTATAACCCGCAGTTGACCGCTGTTGTGCCGGATGTTCGGTGGTTCGTGCGTCGCCAGGGCATGGCTACCGCCGTGGTGACGGCGCTGCTCCACGGGCCTGCGCCGTATCTTGAGGGTTCCGTTTCGAGTGCTTTCCCTAAGGATGCGGGGCTTGCCCGGCCTACCGTCCCGATTCAGGATGGGTTGGCTCAGGTTGATGTTCCGGAAGAAGTCGTCTCTAGCGCCGACGACCGTCAGCGCAGCCTCATGATGCGTCAGCTGGATTTGAGCTTGAGCGAGGTGCCTTCGGTCCAAAAGGTCTCGATGTCGGTCGACCAGCAGGAACTCAAGGTTTCGGCCGATGCTGAACGTAATCCTCCGGTGGTTGAGCCGCAGGTTTCGGACAAGCTCGTGGGGCTTCAGAACGACCTGTTGGTGCGCGCGAATGAGTCGGGTAACCGGCTTGTCGATGTGCAGTCAACGCTTGGACCTGGACTGAGTTCGCCGGCGATGCAGCCGGGCAGCGATGTTGTTTACGCTGTTTTGGCTGCGCAAAAGACCAGGCTTTTGTCTGTTGATGGAAGCACGGGTTCGTTCCGTGAACTGCAGACTGGGCCTGTCATGACGGCGCCGTCGATGGATGGTTTCGGCTGGGTGTGGACCTCGGATGCTGATGGTGTTGTGGCTTATGACTCCGCGAGCGGCAAATCGGCCCGCATGGATCTTGACCTGAAGCCCAATAGCACTGTGACGTCGGTGCGGGTTTCTCCTGATGGCGCTCGGCTTGCGTTTACGTTGACGGATGCGGAGGGGGAGCGTCTGCTGGTTTCTGGTATTCAGCGTTCTAAGAGCGATCGCCCTACCGGTTTGGCGAAGCCTCTCAAGGTCAAAACGACCTCGAAGCCTACCCGTGTGCAATGGATTGGTGCCTCGGATCTGGTGGTGTACAAGCCGGATCCGAAGTCTCGCGTAGATGTTGAGCAGGTCTCGCTTTTGGGTGAGACGAAGATGTGGCGTCAGCCTTTGCTCGGGATGACTCATTTGACGGTGGGCGCGGGACAGGATGCTGTGTATGCGGAGAACGCGGATGGCGTGTATCAGCGGACTTCGAACGGTTGGAAGCAGGTGCGCCGGGACGATCATGAGCTTTCGTACGCTGGCTGA